In Saccharomyces eubayanus strain FM1318 chromosome II, whole genome shotgun sequence, the genomic stretch TGACTCTTCAGACTCCCTGGAGATatctgaagatgatgacgacgatgaatACGAGTACGTGGAAGAACCAGTTATTGAGCTCGACGAAGACGGCAACATCAAGGAGTACACCAAGTTGGTCAGAAAGCCCAAGTTTATCTCCAAGGAGCAAAAGCTAGCTTTGTTATTCAAGCCCCCATTCTCAATCATGTCCAAGCTAGACTTAGACGCAGCAAAGCAAAAGGCAAGAAGTAAGCAAAAATGGATAATGATTAACATCCAGGATTCAGGGATCTTTCAATGCCAGGCCCTCAACAGAGACCTGTGGTCGTCCAGACAGATTAAAACTTtggtcaaaaaaaatttcattttcttgcAGTATCAATTTGAATCTCGTAATGCTCAGCCTTACCTACAGTTCTACCACCTAAATAACAAGGATGATTTACCACACATCGCCATACTGGATCCAATTACTGGTGAACGTGTTAAGCAATGGAATAGGACCGTCCCTGCTGCAGAACAATTCATTTCGGAAATAAATGAGTTCTTGACTTCATTTTCACTGGACCCGAGGGTTTCCAATCCAACGGTCAATGAGCCTTTACCTAAATTAGATCCAACAACTTTAACCGAGGAACAGCAAATGGAACTAGCCATTCAAGAGTCgttaaataataataccaCTCAATCAGACAAAGAACAAGTACCGAAGACGGATCAAGAGCTGAAAGAAACACACGAGATCGATCCATTCGATACCGTAGAGGCCAAATCGCATCCCGAACCGCCCAATAAACCAGGAATCACCACAAGAGTCCAGATACGTACCGGGGACGGGTCTAGGCTAGTCCGCAGATTTAACGCTCTGGAAGACACCGTGCGTACTATTTATGAAGTCATCAAGACAGAAATGGATGGTTTTGCAGATGCAAAATTCGCCCTGAACAATCATCAAAGAGAGGATTTGATTGACAAATTGGACATGACCATAGCCGACGCTGGTTTGAAAAACAGTTCCCTGCTACTAGAGAAAATAGAGTCCGAGTAAAAGAGCGCATCGCATTGTGGTATCATTGATAGTTTAATTTGATATGTATTAGGCACTAATAATAAGGCGGAAATACCCGGCTATTGTGCcgttactttttttttctaagcACGCCAAAATtaggaaaaaaacacatacataaaacaaaaagtagTTCAAAATATACACAGAATATATACCATCATACCATATCGCAGTATTGGACATTATAGCATACTAAACAATGCTTATAGCGATGCGTCTGCCGCTACTACTTCTATATTTACTCGTATTGCCCTTTTCAGGCGCAAATAACACAGATGAAGCTCACGAAACAATAGCAACAAACACAAATAACTGGGCCGTACTAGTATCAACGTCACGGTTTTGGTTCAATTACAGGCATATGGCCAATGTTCTCAGTATGTATAGAACCGTCAAGAGATTAGGTATACCAGATTCACAAATCATACTGATGCTAAGTGATGACGTAGCCTGCAATTCAAGAAACCTATTCCCTGGTAGTGTGTTTAACAACAAGGATCATGCCATTGACCTTTATGGTGATTCTGTGGAGGTTGACTACCGAGGCTACGAAGTTA encodes the following:
- the UBX5 gene encoding DNA protein crosslink repair co-factor UBX5, which produces MVEGKIDEFMAITGADDAAIATQFIEMADGNLDTAISLFFENGGAALLSSNNTPAPSNSASAVPISADADSDAQLAERLQREAYQQQQPDHDYVRPPDEARHEVLTETAGFQTSYPGIGGGFEPLHRVNDMFDERRPESIFNQRLDDTTTDTYINDDSSDSLEISEDDDDDEYEYVEEPVIELDEDGNIKEYTKLVRKPKFISKEQKLALLFKPPFSIMSKLDLDAAKQKARSKQKWIMINIQDSGIFQCQALNRDLWSSRQIKTLVKKNFIFLQYQFESRNAQPYLQFYHLNNKDDLPHIAILDPITGERVKQWNRTVPAAEQFISEINEFLTSFSLDPRVSNPTVNEPLPKLDPTTLTEEQQMELAIQESLNNNTTQSDKEQVPKTDQELKETHEIDPFDTVEAKSHPEPPNKPGITTRVQIRTGDGSRLVRRFNALEDTVRTIYEVIKTEMDGFADAKFALNNHQREDLIDKLDMTIADAGLKNSSLLLEKIESE